A region of Marasmius oreades isolate 03SP1 unplaced genomic scaffold unpl_scf_1, whole genome shotgun sequence DNA encodes the following proteins:
- a CDS encoding uncharacterized protein (antiSMASH:Cluster_1.1), producing MSNGDIEVFEHATYPATTRATDSEQAFFVLSHSNHTSPYHPPTIMPTIPAPSVDSNREEWPDAEVDIPEGQPLHSITDKDDEEEDWDLEMDLGKTGSARIRAPSASIVSDLIPSTMTGVITIRPPTAFYAAF from the coding sequence ATGTCCAATGGGGATATCGAAGTATTCGAGCATGCAACCTATCCGGCCACGACCCGAGCGACAGATAGCGAGCAAGCATTTTTCGTGCTATCTCATTCCAACCATACTTCCCCTTATCATCCACCCACCATCATGCCCACAATTCCAGCACCATCCGTAGACTCCAATCGTGAGGAGTGGCCAGATGCAGAGGTTGATATTCCAGAGGGCCAGCCGCTGCATTCAATAACGGACAaagacgatgaggaggaggactgGGACCTTGAGATGGACTTGGGCAAAACCGGCAGCGCCAGAATACGAGCTCCTTCCGCCTCTATTGTCTCCGATCTCATTCCCTCCACCATGACCGGAGTGATCACCATCCGTCCACCCACAGCCTTCTATGCAGCAttctga
- a CDS encoding uncharacterized protein (antiSMASH:Cluster_1.1) gives MPRPPQLKHQDPIDEDFEDGFSLPSDLTRLSLAPLSLNHRSSKEFSRVGRQRPNVIFTVFRRYPSLGFADASPSSNSTSSASSTSLPDTETDDEDDDDVEGQIIPSEIFESGHGDCKLSKRR, from the coding sequence ATGCCCCGGCCACCCCAGCTTAAACACCAAGACCCCATTGATGAGGATTTCGAAGATGGTTTCTCGTTACCATCCGACCTCACTCGCCTTTCACTCGCCCCTTTGTCCCTCAATCACCGTTCCTCGAAAGAATTCTCTCGAGTGGGGCGACAAAGACCAAACGTCATCTTCACAGTCTTTCGACGCTACCCGTCTCTTGGGTTCGCTGACGCTTCACCGTCATCCAATTCCACCTCCTCTGCCTCTTCCACATCTTTGCCCGACACAGAaacagacgatgaagacgacgacgacgttgaGGGTCAGATAATCCCATCCGAAATTTTTGAATCAGGTCACGGTGACTGCAAACTCAGCAAAAGAAGATGA
- a CDS encoding DNA polymerase epsilon catalytic subunit — translation MFPENYKFELSNGKAIGFSYPCTMLNHLVHAEFTNHQCHDLDPEARLYEVHSENPIFFELDGPYKAMILPSSKEEDIQSGRIERF, via the coding sequence ATGTTTCCGGAGAACTACAAGTTCGAACTTAGCAATGGCAAGGCTATTGGATTTTCGTACCCTTGCACAATGCTTAATCACCTCGTCCATGCCGAGTTCACCAATCATCAATGCCACGATCTTGATCCCGAAGCACGCCTTTACGAAGTCCACAGCGAGAACCCAATTTTCTTCGAGCTTGATGGCCCCTACAAAGCCATGATTCTGCCTTCATcgaaagaggaagacattcaATCAGGCCGAATTGAAAGGTTTTGA